One window of the Rhodospirillaceae bacterium genome contains the following:
- a CDS encoding sulfotransferase produces MAGLHEKPIFLVSSPRSGSTLFRLIMDSHPNIAVPPPAWLYDFFQPYIYSYGDTTVPENLKAMAQDMLDCPTIQRWAETFSADQLVARAPEPTFPGLYDALHLLYAETKGKPRWGEKSPRNALWVNEIKSDFSGAQFIHLIRDGRDAAMDLAESSLFPETLYSGANVWQTWVSSIRHSAKSLSADSYLEVKYEDFCAAPEAHLRTVCDFIGEDYSPLMLQHSETESAKHWGKSDTLHARTSRPISTEYCELYKALDENDRSLIEFLIGDLLEDLGYARSMPETTPSPHLVRQLLAADSITLLANAAFKPELRKRRQDRLDKGVWKTEDREGQIWGFV; encoded by the coding sequence ATGGCTGGTCTTCACGAAAAACCAATATTTTTAGTTAGTTCGCCTCGGTCTGGTTCAACCCTGTTTCGCTTGATCATGGACTCCCACCCGAATATCGCGGTTCCCCCACCGGCTTGGCTGTATGATTTCTTTCAGCCTTATATTTATAGTTATGGTGACACCACGGTTCCTGAGAACCTTAAAGCAATGGCCCAGGACATGCTCGATTGTCCGACCATTCAAAGATGGGCGGAAACCTTTAGCGCCGATCAGCTTGTCGCGCGCGCGCCGGAGCCGACTTTTCCAGGTCTTTATGATGCGCTTCATCTGCTGTATGCGGAAACCAAGGGGAAGCCGCGTTGGGGTGAAAAGTCGCCTCGCAATGCGCTGTGGGTCAATGAGATTAAAAGCGATTTTTCTGGCGCGCAGTTCATTCACCTGATCCGGGATGGCCGTGACGCGGCAATGGACTTGGCAGAATCCTCGCTGTTTCCGGAGACACTTTATTCCGGGGCCAACGTTTGGCAAACCTGGGTCTCGTCCATTCGTCATTCGGCAAAAAGCCTGTCGGCGGATTCTTATCTCGAAGTTAAGTACGAAGATTTCTGCGCCGCGCCGGAAGCTCATTTACGAACTGTTTGTGATTTCATCGGCGAAGACTATTCACCGTTGATGTTGCAACACAGCGAAACGGAATCCGCCAAGCATTGGGGCAAGTCCGATACCCTGCACGCCAGAACATCGCGGCCGATTTCTACTGAGTACTGCGAGTTGTATAAGGCGCTGGATGAAAATGATCGTTCGTTAATTGAATTCCTGATTGGGGATTTGTTGGAAGACCTCGGCTATGCGCGCAGCATGCCCGAAACCACCCCGTCACCGCATCTTGTCCGTCAGTTACTGGCTGCTGATTCCATCACCTTGCTCGCCAACGCGGCCTTCAAGCCTGAACTCCGCAAGCGACGTCAGGACCGGTTGGATAAGGGCGTCTGGAAAACAGAAGACCGTGAGGGGCAAATCTGGGGCTTTGTGTGA
- a CDS encoding TauD/TfdA family dioxygenase: protein MLENDGLVTLDANCLAEMDQVAAELEANPLPSEALDPSFFEMPSCQAAMAKVHAQIHTGIGFAIIDRLPLERLETETAKKLYWLLMSMISRPVAQKWDGTMIYDVHDTGATVGAGSDVRSSKTHAGQGYHIDNAFNLPPDFVALFCLQVAREGGMSGLVSFETVYNLLLEECPEVLPRLFEPFFYDRQKEHAPGDEDVSEKPVFESDGNVVFANYSPRIIRQGYEIMDQKMDAATQTAMDALMDISERSGLGKTFVFQPGQIQIVNNKRLGHRRTEFHDWPEPERRRHLVRIWLRGEGRPFYQG from the coding sequence TTGTTGGAGAACGATGGGCTTGTCACCCTTGATGCAAATTGTCTCGCTGAAATGGATCAGGTGGCGGCAGAGCTTGAGGCCAATCCACTACCATCAGAGGCTCTTGACCCGAGCTTTTTTGAAATGCCGTCCTGTCAGGCTGCGATGGCTAAGGTGCATGCTCAAATCCACACTGGAATTGGTTTCGCCATTATCGATCGCTTACCACTTGAGCGCTTGGAAACTGAGACAGCGAAGAAGCTGTATTGGTTGCTGATGTCGATGATCAGCCGTCCGGTCGCCCAAAAATGGGACGGGACGATGATCTACGATGTGCATGACACCGGGGCGACGGTGGGTGCGGGCTCCGATGTTCGATCATCGAAAACCCATGCTGGGCAAGGCTATCACATCGACAACGCCTTTAACTTACCGCCAGACTTTGTCGCGTTGTTTTGTCTACAAGTCGCACGCGAAGGCGGCATGAGCGGGCTGGTGAGTTTCGAGACGGTCTATAATCTTTTGTTGGAAGAATGCCCAGAGGTGCTGCCACGGCTGTTCGAACCGTTCTTTTATGACCGCCAGAAGGAACACGCGCCTGGCGACGAAGATGTGTCTGAAAAGCCGGTTTTTGAATCCGATGGCAATGTGGTCTTTGCGAATTATTCTCCGCGCATCATCCGCCAAGGCTACGAAATAATGGATCAGAAAATGGACGCTGCCACCCAGACCGCCATGGACGCGCTGATGGATATTTCAGAACGCTCTGGCCTTGGCAAAACCTTTGTCTTCCAACCCGGCCAAATTCAGATCGTCAACAACAAGCGCCTCGGCCACCGGCGTACGGAATTCCACGATTGGCCAGAGCCTGAACGCCGTCGGCATTTGGTGCGAATCTGGTTGCGGGGGGAGGGGCGGCCATTTTATCAGGGGTAG
- a CDS encoding alpha/beta hydrolase, translating to MDQMAQPTEQDVKGEEHWTKKDGSINIFMWNKYVGNPGDSKGTIIFVHGSSMASQPTFDLHVEGRPFSSAMNYFALQGYDTWCVDMEGYGRSDKDRDAQFYIQDGANDVKSACDYIYNLRSVSKAHMYGISSGALRAALFAEQNPDKVDRLVMDAMVWTGKGSPTLVDRAKKLPEFKANRRRPINLDFVRSIFSRDHPGCAEDSVVEAFAEAICKLDDSIPNGTYVDMCQNLPVVDPEKLTMPCFVMRGQWDGIASMEDLLEFFNKIPNPDKQFTVMAGISHASFQQKNYMLAYHVLLGFLTQPPSVYHADLS from the coding sequence ATGGATCAAATGGCCCAACCAACAGAACAAGATGTCAAAGGTGAAGAGCATTGGACCAAAAAGGACGGTTCGATCAACATCTTCATGTGGAACAAGTATGTCGGGAACCCTGGCGACTCTAAGGGCACCATCATCTTTGTACATGGGTCATCCATGGCGTCACAGCCGACGTTTGATTTGCACGTCGAAGGCCGCCCGTTTTCTTCCGCGATGAATTACTTCGCGCTGCAGGGCTATGATACATGGTGCGTCGATATGGAAGGCTATGGCCGTTCAGACAAAGACCGGGACGCGCAATTTTACATTCAAGACGGGGCCAATGATGTAAAGTCCGCGTGCGATTACATTTACAATCTCCGCAGCGTCAGCAAGGCCCACATGTATGGGATTTCATCCGGCGCATTGCGGGCCGCCCTGTTTGCCGAACAAAACCCAGATAAGGTGGACCGGCTGGTCATGGACGCGATGGTCTGGACCGGAAAAGGAAGCCCGACCCTGGTAGACCGTGCCAAGAAATTACCTGAATTCAAAGCCAACCGCCGTCGTCCGATTAACCTGGACTTCGTGCGCTCCATCTTCAGCCGCGACCATCCAGGATGTGCCGAAGATTCAGTGGTCGAAGCTTTCGCGGAAGCTATTTGTAAACTAGATGACTCGATCCCCAACGGCACCTACGTCGACATGTGTCAGAACTTGCCGGTGGTTGATCCTGAAAAATTGACGATGCCGTGTTTTGTGATGCGCGGCCAATGGGATGGGATTGCGTCGATGGAAGACTTATTGGAATTCTTTAACAAGATTCCCAATCCGGATAAGCAGTTCACGGTGATGGCGGGCATTTCCCACGCCAGTTTCCAGCAGAAAAATTACATGCTGGCCTATCACGTCTTGCTGGGCTTCCTAACCCAGCCTCCGTCGGTCTATCACGCCGATCTGAGTTAA
- a CDS encoding response regulator: MKLIIKRAGNLTLETARSAEEGLPAIAERQPDLVLMDINLPGLSGIDATRKLKENKATSHIPVVAVSANATTYDKVLAKSADFFCYLTKPLNVGDVMEVIVAAVGGEKRSIEPDSTEQEAPPQVEEETGILSASAIEIIQRSKKTLPDGYIDVIRKMFLGIPELRDKLQSALDTDDFKSAETAAHKLKTYSATLGAVKLSKMAEKAEFATKNENLNEITELLQEMSHEYYRVTPAIEKLLES, translated from the coding sequence ATGAAGTTGATCATCAAGAGAGCCGGAAATCTTACATTAGAAACGGCGAGATCAGCGGAAGAGGGGCTTCCTGCTATCGCAGAGAGACAACCTGACCTCGTTCTTATGGATATCAATTTGCCGGGATTGAGCGGAATTGATGCAACCCGGAAATTAAAAGAGAACAAGGCGACATCTCATATCCCGGTGGTTGCTGTTAGCGCAAATGCCACAACTTACGATAAAGTCCTCGCCAAAAGTGCGGACTTTTTTTGTTATCTAACCAAGCCATTAAATGTGGGCGATGTTATGGAGGTTATCGTCGCGGCTGTTGGCGGTGAAAAGCGATCGATTGAACCGGATTCAACGGAACAAGAAGCCCCCCCGCAGGTGGAAGAGGAGACAGGTATACTATCAGCCAGCGCCATCGAAATTATCCAACGTTCTAAGAAGACATTGCCGGATGGTTATATAGATGTAATACGGAAAATGTTTTTGGGCATCCCTGAATTACGGGATAAATTACAATCTGCCTTGGACACTGATGATTTTAAATCTGCGGAAACTGCGGCCCATAAGCTTAAAACATATAGCGCAACTTTGGGTGCCGTTAAATTATCTAAGATGGCAGAGAAAGCGGAATTTGCGACAAAGAATGAAAATTTGAATGAGATTACGGAATTACTCCAAGAAATGAGCCATGAATATTATCGGGTTACCCCTGCCATAGAAAAATTGTTGGAGTCCTAG
- a CDS encoding Ldh family oxidoreductase translates to MIVQDLQPRRFMAKSLLDFTFEILVAAGLSRSDAETIAKYIIQADEIGSDSHGIFRLPQYIDEIRNGKIKTHSNIRIESETNSTAVVNGDTGFGHLTLKTATGLAIKKASAEGAAWVGVNHGNLAGPGAIWVREILAHDMIGIYGAVGGNNLVPPWGGTDRLLGSNPIAIGVPGGEESPLVLDMATTVASNGSVQLKAQQGEAMPEGWMVDQEGNPLTDPAKSKEGFLLPVGDYKGFGLAMMVGLLGGVLNGAAMGRDVTQKSPNIGQFIAAISIDSFGDVETFKRNVDTVARDIRGSGKLPGVAAVRLPGDAAEAKRLDRLANGIPIGKELYATLNDVAGKLDVAELAN, encoded by the coding sequence GTGATCGTTCAAGATCTGCAGCCTCGTCGTTTTATGGCAAAATCTCTTTTGGATTTTACCTTCGAAATTCTCGTCGCTGCGGGTTTGTCTCGTTCAGACGCTGAAACCATTGCTAAATACATCATTCAGGCTGACGAAATTGGTTCTGATTCCCATGGAATTTTCCGACTGCCCCAATACATCGATGAAATTCGGAACGGCAAGATAAAAACCCATTCAAACATTCGTATCGAATCCGAAACAAATTCCACGGCGGTGGTGAATGGCGACACTGGGTTCGGCCATTTGACCCTGAAGACCGCCACGGGCTTGGCGATCAAAAAGGCATCTGCCGAGGGCGCTGCGTGGGTTGGGGTGAACCACGGCAATCTTGCAGGCCCCGGCGCGATCTGGGTTCGGGAGATTCTTGCCCATGATATGATCGGTATCTACGGTGCCGTCGGCGGAAATAACCTGGTGCCGCCGTGGGGTGGGACGGACCGCCTGTTGGGCAGCAATCCAATCGCGATTGGTGTTCCAGGAGGAGAAGAGTCGCCTCTCGTATTGGATATGGCAACCACAGTGGCCTCTAACGGCAGTGTCCAATTGAAGGCTCAGCAGGGCGAAGCAATGCCCGAGGGCTGGATGGTTGACCAAGAGGGCAATCCCCTTACCGATCCAGCTAAATCCAAAGAAGGCTTTTTGCTGCCCGTCGGCGACTACAAAGGATTTGGCTTGGCGATGATGGTGGGGTTATTGGGCGGGGTTCTAAACGGCGCTGCCATGGGCCGCGATGTGACACAGAAATCTCCCAACATTGGTCAATTCATCGCCGCGATTTCCATCGACTCCTTCGGCGACGTGGAGACCTTTAAGCGCAATGTAGACACCGTCGCGCGCGATATTCGGGGATCGGGAAAATTACCAGGGGTCGCGGCGGTTCGGCTGCCAGGTGACGCCGCAGAAGCAAAACGGCTGGACCGTTTGGCGAATGGAATTCCGATAGGGAAGGAGCTTTATGCGACGTTGAACGACGTTGCAGGAAAATTAGATGTGGCCGAATTAGCCAATTAA
- a CDS encoding 2-methylcitrate synthase (catalyzes the synthesis of 2-methylcitrate from propionyl-CoA and oxaloacetate; also catalyzes the condensation of oxaloacetate with acetyl-CoA but with a lower specificity): MSGEVHKGLAGVLVDETRICQINKDENLLFYYGYEIKDLTAKATYEEVSYLLAHGELPTADQLKGYKETLAQGRYLSDDLTSVLEKIPAGSNPMDVLRTGCSIMGSLEPETEDNNIVVIGSKLANRFCSMLMYWHHYVESGTRIETETGEETVAGHFLHLLHGEEPDETFRRALDVSLIIYAEHDFNSSTYAARIAGSTLSDIYSCMTSAIGTLRGPLHGGANAKVMTTLEKFENPDQAEASVIDMIANKVRLTGFGQRAYATADPRNAINRKWAKDLSDAAGDTALYDIAERVESVMWREKKMFANLDYYTAVIYKMCGLPTHIFPTLFLIARTCGLIAHITEQRAYNRLIHPSSQFIGTEPRDFPALEDRG; encoded by the coding sequence ATGAGCGGAGAAGTGCACAAGGGCTTGGCGGGCGTCTTGGTTGACGAGACCCGGATTTGCCAAATCAATAAAGACGAAAACCTTCTTTTTTATTATGGCTACGAGATAAAAGACCTCACCGCCAAAGCGACCTACGAAGAGGTTTCTTATTTATTGGCACATGGCGAATTACCGACGGCGGATCAGCTGAAGGGCTACAAAGAGACCCTGGCCCAAGGGCGCTACCTTTCGGATGATTTAACATCTGTATTGGAGAAAATTCCGGCAGGTTCCAACCCCATGGATGTTCTCAGGACGGGCTGCTCCATCATGGGCAGCCTGGAGCCGGAAACTGAGGATAACAATATCGTCGTTATTGGTTCCAAGCTCGCCAATCGTTTCTGTTCGATGCTGATGTATTGGCATCACTATGTTGAGTCCGGCACCCGCATTGAAACTGAAACCGGCGAAGAAACCGTGGCTGGGCACTTTCTTCACCTGCTGCATGGCGAAGAACCTGACGAGACGTTTCGCCGTGCGCTTGATGTGTCGCTGATCATCTATGCCGAGCATGATTTCAATTCATCGACCTATGCAGCGCGGATTGCAGGATCAACACTGTCAGATATTTATTCGTGCATGACGTCCGCAATCGGCACGCTACGCGGTCCCTTGCATGGCGGCGCAAATGCCAAGGTCATGACGACCCTGGAAAAATTTGAAAACCCAGATCAGGCAGAAGCATCGGTCATTGATATGATCGCCAATAAAGTCCGCCTGACCGGCTTTGGCCAACGCGCCTATGCCACCGCCGATCCTCGGAACGCGATCAATCGCAAATGGGCGAAGGACTTGTCTGATGCCGCAGGTGACACCGCACTTTATGATATTGCAGAACGCGTTGAATCCGTCATGTGGCGCGAGAAGAAGATGTTCGCCAACTTGGATTATTACACCGCCGTGATTTACAAAATGTGCGGCTTGCCGACACATATTTTCCCGACGTTGTTCTTGATTGCGCGGACCTGTGGTCTTATTGCCCACATCACAGAACAGCGTGCCTATAACCGGTTGATCCATCCGTCCTCACAGTTCATTGGCACCGAACCAAGAGACTTCCCTGCCCTTGAGGATCGAGGGTAA
- a CDS encoding methylmalonyl-CoA carboxyltransferase — MSYDDKIDEHAKRSATAKAMGGPKKLERRRNDKTLNARERVERLVDGDSFRESGLFGTSYIKEMRDQTPTDGKVCGFGEVDGRQVGVVGYDFTVKGSSSSATNNKKMAHIKEMGAKRGFPIVFLSESTGVRMPDIMGEGMGNTNEGPRFLRKRESPWVSAIMGYALGSAAWHACAADFNVFRKGSVLAVSSERMVSKALGRDVTGEELGGWKVHADHTGFADAVADTDEDAIDLVKKFLSYMPSHQNEAPPVLAVPEGSDDAAETILDLIPEALSKTYDVRNVIKATVDTDSFFEIKARYAKSLTTGLARIDGHSVGFIANNPKFKGGVMDAMGCTKATSFLVLCDSYNIPVVFLQDQPGFLIGPEAEKEGVIGKVINWMNAMLQTTIPKITIIMRKSYGRGFINMGAGGTVEEIAAWWSADVSFMDPRSAVSIVHGIDEDDDPERFNQLLDELRERGGSAYDLAAVYGVKEVIDPRETRAYLKSMLKIHRSRLTGGIGEHNLSNWPTSYV; from the coding sequence ATGAGTTACGACGATAAAATAGACGAGCACGCAAAGCGCAGCGCCACCGCCAAAGCCATGGGCGGACCGAAGAAACTTGAACGCCGACGTAACGATAAGACCCTCAATGCGCGCGAACGGGTAGAGCGTTTAGTCGACGGCGACAGCTTTCGTGAATCCGGTTTGTTCGGCACGTCGTATATTAAAGAGATGCGAGACCAAACCCCGACCGATGGAAAGGTCTGTGGCTTTGGGGAAGTTGACGGACGGCAAGTCGGCGTTGTCGGCTATGACTTCACCGTCAAAGGATCATCGTCCAGCGCCACCAACAACAAGAAGATGGCGCACATCAAAGAGATGGGAGCCAAGCGCGGATTTCCAATTGTGTTCCTGAGTGAATCCACCGGTGTGCGCATGCCCGACATCATGGGCGAAGGCATGGGCAACACCAACGAAGGCCCGCGGTTTTTAAGAAAAAGAGAATCCCCCTGGGTGTCCGCGATCATGGGATACGCGCTGGGGTCTGCCGCATGGCATGCTTGCGCTGCTGACTTCAATGTATTTCGCAAGGGCTCCGTCTTGGCTGTCTCCAGCGAACGAATGGTATCCAAGGCATTGGGGCGCGACGTGACGGGCGAAGAACTCGGTGGCTGGAAAGTTCATGCCGACCACACAGGCTTTGCCGATGCAGTGGCCGACACAGATGAAGACGCCATCGACTTGGTGAAAAAGTTCCTGAGCTATATGCCCAGTCACCAGAACGAAGCCCCGCCCGTGCTCGCCGTGCCCGAGGGTTCAGACGATGCCGCTGAAACTATTCTAGATTTGATTCCAGAAGCCTTGTCCAAAACCTACGACGTCCGCAACGTCATCAAAGCAACCGTCGATACCGACAGCTTTTTCGAAATCAAAGCGCGCTATGCCAAAAGCCTGACCACAGGATTGGCGCGCATCGATGGACATTCCGTCGGCTTCATCGCCAACAATCCAAAGTTCAAAGGCGGCGTCATGGACGCGATGGGATGCACCAAGGCGACGAGCTTTTTGGTGCTGTGTGATTCGTACAATATCCCGGTGGTGTTTTTGCAAGATCAGCCTGGATTCCTAATCGGCCCCGAAGCCGAGAAAGAAGGCGTCATCGGTAAGGTCATCAATTGGATGAACGCGATGCTGCAAACCACCATCCCCAAGATCACAATCATCATGCGGAAAAGTTACGGTCGCGGTTTCATCAACATGGGAGCCGGTGGCACGGTCGAGGAAATTGCCGCGTGGTGGTCAGCGGATGTCAGCTTCATGGACCCCCGCTCCGCCGTTTCCATCGTGCATGGCATTGATGAAGATGATGATCCGGAACGGTTTAATCAATTGCTCGACGAACTCCGCGAACGCGGCGGCAGCGCCTATGACTTGGCCGCTGTCTACGGCGTTAAAGAAGTCATCGACCCCAGAGAGACACGCGCCTACCTGAAGTCGATGCTAAAGATTCATCGCTCAAGATTGACGGGCGGCATTGGTGAGCATAATTTAAGCAACTGGCCCACAAGTTACGTTTAG
- a CDS encoding TauD/TfdA family dioxygenase, producing the protein MSNKSTLEIIPSGGPLGAEIKGVDVSKVDAASFPEIRQALHEHQVILFRGQDIDDPQFLEFARFFGEIDLPRKTRIDNDPWIPEHPEIIVISNLKDDSGKEMGALGASEAYWHADMTYLDDVPLCSLLYALEIPSQGGETGFSNQYLAFDTLPDDLSARMQGHELVHDHAHNSSGALTPNWEEQDSPLETPGAHHPIAVHHHATNRKHLMLGRRPHALITDMELNDSEALLDDLWEHATQEKFAWRHEWKVGDLLIWDNWSTMHHRNPFDDSQRRIMHRTQIKGVVPH; encoded by the coding sequence ATGAGTAACAAATCAACTCTCGAAATCATCCCCTCAGGCGGCCCCTTGGGTGCTGAGATCAAAGGCGTTGATGTGAGCAAAGTTGATGCCGCCTCTTTCCCTGAAATCAGACAGGCGCTGCATGAACATCAGGTAATTTTATTTCGCGGGCAGGATATTGATGATCCACAGTTTTTAGAATTCGCGCGGTTCTTTGGCGAGATCGATCTGCCGCGCAAGACGCGGATTGATAACGACCCATGGATTCCTGAGCACCCGGAAATCATTGTTATCTCCAACCTAAAAGATGACTCCGGCAAAGAGATGGGCGCGCTTGGTGCCAGTGAAGCCTATTGGCATGCGGACATGACGTATCTGGATGACGTGCCGCTGTGTAGCCTTCTGTACGCGCTGGAAATTCCAAGCCAAGGTGGTGAGACCGGGTTTTCGAATCAGTACCTGGCGTTCGATACCCTGCCTGATGACCTCAGCGCTCGTATGCAGGGGCACGAACTGGTCCACGACCACGCGCACAATTCATCCGGCGCACTCACACCGAACTGGGAAGAACAGGATAGCCCGCTGGAAACCCCTGGCGCGCATCACCCCATCGCCGTCCACCACCACGCGACAAACCGCAAGCATCTGATGCTTGGCCGTCGTCCGCACGCTTTGATCACGGACATGGAACTAAACGACAGCGAGGCGCTGCTGGATGACCTTTGGGAACACGCCACCCAAGAAAAATTCGCCTGGCGTCACGAATGGAAAGTCGGCGACCTGCTGATCTGGGACAACTGGTCCACCATGCACCACCGCAACCCCTTCGATGACAGCCAACGCCGCATCATGCATCGCACGCAGATTAAAGGCGTTGTGCCGCATTAA